The genomic stretch TAAGTAATtcaaccttatcttgaaagagcaagataaatttatccgagggGGGAAGTCGGATAAATTAATCTTGAAAGGGGAAGATAACAGGTCACGTGAGGCCTTTTCTAGAAATGATCAGATAaggttaacaaacacgttgaaaaTACCAAACATCCGGAATGCTTCCATATCCCTATTGCATGTTGTGCAATACATGACTATATTCGCCAAGAGCACGCTTTAGATAACTTGTTCGCTGAGTTTTCATCAGTGAATATGGTATTTCAAGATATGCCGGAAtcaagtcaaaatcaagaacccATACAATTTGATGCTAGTCAAAAAGTTTAAACGAGACAAATCAGGGATCAAATTACTACATAAATGTGGAATGATTTTTTAAGGCATCATACATGATTATgtagatttattttaatatttagtacTCAAATGGGACATGGCTAACATGAACCAGATCTCATTAGGgcactcttcttcttattaGATTGAGAGAtcacagaaagaaagaaagaaagagagagagagagagatatggaaTGTGATAGAATAGAAAAGGAGAAGAGGCTGACAGGGAGAACTCTGGTTGAAGGTGATGGGTAGTTATAGGTGAATAAGGGTTTGGTATGTATGGAGAGATAATTAGTGGGGGTGGTCGTATTCAATAGCTTCTTGGTATTGAATTATAtggaagtaaaagaaaattagGCTTCTCGAGAAAATATTAAGGTACAATATAATATTAGTACTTTATAGCATATTGGATGTGTTTGGGAAACAAAGAGGAAAAGTTGCCAGCCGTAAGCCCCGCAATCAACTCTTTCGTACGTCTTCACAAATTCCAGCTTCTATAAGAGACCGTTACGGGAGCACTTGGCCGTTCAATATCGCCTAAGAATTTGACTTATGTTAAACCGTTTGAACCCCCTTCGATTTAGCTTCATGTATCCATGCATGATTTCAATTCGTGTTTTGCATTGTCAACTTCAAAACAGTTGTTTTAATATCAAACAAGGAAGGATGATTACAAGGATGCCTGAGTTTCATTAATTCCTGTTTATTAACCCTCttatattcaaaatttgaatacatattataataatatcacattaatataatcaagtaaatattatgattgcattaaatattttttcatgtcGGGCTATTTTAAAATGTGTTTAATGGTATATCCAAACTCTTGATCAaccccatatttttgttcttgtattttcacgttttttttatgtgattatctgaattttttgttattttaattacatttataGACCtgtaatttcaaatcaatttcaCCCTtctattttggaaattttcaacttaagttttttgttgtttccattatatacattttgatacgtaaagaaaaagatataaagtgagatgagttaatttaactatttttttatatgtcaaaatatatgggttaaattgactaaaaaatacaagtacaagagtgtaatcaaaataataaaaagtttgaattattacataaaaaaaatcaaaatatataagttaaaatgaatcaaaaatacatatatacggatataattaaaataataaaaaaaagataaaaacacatgaaaaaaatatgaatttggaccCAAACTCTTTGAAATAGCTTGATTTTAAAATACTCAATATTTATGCACATTGCCGGGGAAGGAAACTACATGGAAGATGGTACTGGAAAGCAAGTAATGAGTAGAGTTGTTGACTTCATCTGCATGGATAATGTAAATCTTATAAACATGCAACTGTTTATCCCTTTATTACACAATTCATCCtatttatttatgagaaaaaaaaaacttccatatatattaattaattgggtaAATGACTGAGAATCATTAACCTTCAATGGGCACAAACATTGCATAAACTAATTATAAGTCAATTAAATATTGATATAGAACAACCACAATTCTTATGGGCACAGATAGGGCAATCATTTGCCTTTATttcccaacatatatatatatatataatccagaACCCTAGTTACCAAGCAGATCACTTATTTTACTATAACTTCatataaaatatcttttcttcttccagtaTAAAGGGATGAGTTACTCCACTTAACCATAGCTGCACATCCCATAAGCACATGAGCTTCCCTTCTCACACTCGTTGTTGCAGCGGCCACAGTGCTTGTTGTTCACATTTGGGTTCACGCACACTCCTTTGCAGCATATGTCCGGGTACCCACAACTCTTTCCACACTTCCCACAGTTGAACTTATCCGCCATCAGGTTCACACACCGTTTGCCGCAACAGAGAGTACCGGCGGCACAAACCTTATGGTCCTTGTCACATGTCATGGGAGGAGGCCTGCGCGTTGGGGTTTCGTCGAGAAACCGGCTGGTTTTGTGGACATAATGGAAGTCTGGGGCTGCAGTAGTAATGGCTGTGGCCATCACCGCCACTGCTAGCAGGACGAACAAAACCCTGGATGACTCCATCCAATGTCAGCAATAAGAAGAAGCGATGGATGTGTTATATTAAGGAGAGTTGCTACTGCTTTGATGGAAATGAATTACGAGAGAGATCGATGGTGAggtatttatagaaaaatctGTAGTTCAGCAAGATGCACATGgttgtattaataaataataatcagTAGCCGACAAGAAATTAAGTAAACAAAAGTTAGGCTTAGTCGTatgtttaaattgatttaagtTTTGTCTAAATTGGAAAATGTTATATGGATCTGGAAAATGTGGTGCACGTGCTGTGATTGATGATGAAACAGTAGTGTTGGACGTAACCATCATCCTATACCCATGAATTAGACGACGATGAATACAACTAACGTTATGTGTTGGTTCCTATGGCGAAATCGAAAATGAATAGGTTGGGCACGATGTGTGAATCTTGGCATCTGAGTAGTAAAATGTTCTGTAAACTTAACAACAGAAGGAGGTCATTTATGAAACTTAAGTCAGCAATTCCAAGGCCTTCCGGGTCAAGGTCACTGCGTTGAAGAAGTGAAATAAGTTTGATTATATATAGTTACTAATTCAGTTTAGTTTAGGCTTTTCAATATATTTAACGTAAGTTAATTAATTGAGTTGAATTGTTTTACTGGACACTACTCTATTTATTTACAGTACTTTTCGAACATAAACTTAATGTAACGCACTCAAATTTAACGCTAAATAGgattttgtcattttcttctctccctTGGAGTGCAGCCAAAATGCTGGTTTTGAATGACATCTTTGTGACCAACTGGGTCTAGCCTAGGAGGCACCAAACATGACATATGATCCTATGGCCCAAGGTTTTATAGATCAATTGTGCATGCTTTATTGAACTCCTTGAACATGACATCAAACCAGTTGAATTAGCAAAAATCTTTGCGTGATCCTATAAAACTCTTTATTTCTTAATGAGCTACAGTTAATGTGAAATTAATTGTGATTCATTATATGgtttacacacatatatataatcaaaaaatattatttaaatactcacttgtattatatttgatagGGTTGTGCATAATTTCGGTTAGACTGAACTAATCGAACCAGTCGATGCGGTTCGATTTTTCAGTAGTCAGTTAGCGGTTTGGTTATTTTTTGTAGAAATTTTGGTTAGTTTTTGTCGGTTTGATTATTATTGTCATCTTAATTGAAGAAAACGAATTGACTAAAGTTACAAAACGATATCGTTTTGGGTGcactataaaagaaaaatagtaggCAGAATCACAAAATGGTTCGATCCTTTTGTTCTACCTTTTTTGGCCCTTCGCTCTCGTTCCTTTCCCTTCCCCATCTCCTACTGGTCGGCCCTATTCCCACCATCGTCATGGAACCCTAACATGGTCACAGAAGTATCCAAGAAGTTGTTCTACAGAACATAGAAGTTCGACAGCAAAAACAAGAGGAACTTGAGAGTGACAACCAAGGAATAAGATAAAGACAAAtagaaaaaacaagaacaacCACAACAAAAGGTGGTTCAGATTGAAACCAACGAGAGTCGCGGCGATCAAGATAGAGTCATCGGGGTGCATATGGGCTTGGGCCCTTTCAATAAGTTTTTTGGCAACTTCTTGTGGGTTTGTATTCAATGTTAAAACTTAGATCTACAGAAATCCAGCTATtagatgcttttaattttttggtatgtGAGTCACTAAGCCAAGGCAAATATGATGGTCGATTCTGATCATTGGAATCCGCCGTGGATTGTGGTTGGCAATGTTTTTTCATAAacgagttttgagttttttgctaataaaattaattttagatgtaCAAAAAATCAATCGTtaaattaaactcatttttggatatatgaacCACCGTAGTCGGGGGAATCCGATTATCGATTTCGATCATTGGAATTAGTGGTTGACGGCAACAATAAGGTCATTGGATTGTTCTGTTATTTTGTGGGTTTGTTTggttttcggttcggttcggttattacaTGCAGTTCATTTTGGTTCAGTTACTGATTTTCGGTCGGTTCGATTcagttataaccgattgcacacccctaatatTTGATGTCTCATAAGCAAAAgatcgttaaaaaataaaaaatgttcaaaagactaaaaaaagggaaaattgaaAACACTGGTCCCTAGGATAACACAATATCCCAGAGATCGAAAACGACTCTGGGTTACCTTGTCGCCAGGAGATTGGGGACACGGTCTCCCAAAGATCGAAAGAACTAGGAAACTATCAAGTCTCCCGAAAACCAATTCAAGAGACTTTTATAGTCTCATGGATACTGTAAAGTATTGGAACCGATCATGTAAACTTCTTCTTGATCTAATGGGTCGACCCCGAACAAAGTGCAAACAGAATAACTTTGACATTCGAAAATTCTTTAGAGAATTCTACGAAAAAGATATACATTATCGATAAGAATCCTAATCCTCGTAGATCTCGAAAGattaagataaacattatctgtAAATATCCTAATTCTAGTAGATCATGGAAAACTCCATGATTTTCTATACATATATGAGGtttcattctaaaaaaaaatgtttctgaTATTATATTCAAGTCTTTAATGTATGAGTATAGGATCGACAGTAGGATCGGGAACATTGAGGTCAATTTTTAGTTGGAAGGTAATGGGATTGACCTCTGTGGATGGGCGACGACTCCTCTTCTTCCAGTAACGAAGTATCCCACTGGTCTCTCCCCCACCATCTTTTGACTCAGTAGCATGGACTTCAAGAAGTGAGGGAGGGATTTTAGGTTAACTAGTGGGAAGTGGTAGGGGTCCAGATTGGGTCGCTGCCTCAGCGGCTTTTTGACATGTAGATTGCTTCATTCGCCTCATACCTGCAAAATAGAAAAACCTCCAAATTAGAACTAGCGGAAGGACTTATATAAAGTAGAAAAAGGAATAAAGGCAGACAGCTTaagaatcaaaaagaaaaggaagaaacgCAATCAAGAGGATCCAAACCCTTAGGAGTAGGCCACACCTATGGTAAAATGACCCCTTATTCTGCTAAGACATTAGTTACCAGAGGAGCTGGGGGTCATAGGGGAAGTGTCGAAAGACGCTCAAGCCTTGATGATTCCCCTGCATGGAGTACCCAGCTAGCCCTTCTCAACCTATGCTTAGAGAGAAGATCCTAGAGGTTCACTGGATCTCCATGCAAGAGTTGGCGCCGCTCATCCTT from Diospyros lotus cultivar Yz01 chromosome 9, ASM1463336v1, whole genome shotgun sequence encodes the following:
- the LOC127810590 gene encoding protein STIG1-like; amino-acid sequence: MESSRVLFVLLAVAVMATAITTAAPDFHYVHKTSRFLDETPTRRPPPMTCDKDHKVCAAGTLCCGKRCVNLMADKFNCGKCGKSCGYPDICCKGVCVNPNVNNKHCGRCNNECEKGSSCAYGMCSYG